TGTTAAACTGGCCTTTTTCGACCAGTTTCCCTACACCCATCATATGGAAACGGGTGTCTACCTGAAGAAGCGGCGCTAGACTTAAGCCAAAACAGAGTGACCAGTACTACCATAGCCGCCCTCACCTCGATCAGTCTCCGGCAGCTCGTCAACAAGCTCCGGAGAGGCATAAGAAATCGCCTCCACCACCAGCTGGGCAATTTTATCACCAAAGCTAACGATAAAATCCTTCTCACTAGTGTTATAAAGAATAATCCCCACCTCACCTCGGTAGTCAATATCAATAACACCTGCCATCACGTCAATCCCATGCTTATAAGCCAGCCCCGAACGTGGTGCTATACGCCCATAATGACCAGCAGGCAACATGACTGAGAAACCTGATTTCAGAAGCTTACGCTGACCCGCCGCGATCACTGTCGACTCCCCCGCATAGGCCATATCAACCCCAGCCGCAAACTCATTACCGCGACTCGGTAAGGGCAAGCCATGCTCACCCAAACGCTTAAATTTGATCGTAGCCATTTAAAACTCTCCTACAAGCGCTTACACACGCTTCGTGAAATTTAATCAAAATTCCCATCTATTCAACAAGCTGAATAGATGGCTTATTAAACGCAAAAAGCCTGTAGCGAAAAACAGGCGCTACAGGCTTTTAAACGGAATCAGGCGTCCTTTTATGGACTTAACCGCACTTAGAATCACCACAGTTAAGACAAGTATTACAACCGTCCATACGGATAACAGCCTTGGTTGAACACTTATTGCAAAGCACTGCGCCACTTGGGAAGGTTTCGTCGCTTGCTTTATTCTCTCCACCTTTCTGAGCGCTTTCGTATTCTGCTCGCTTAGCATCGACGAACTGCTGTTGCTGCTCATCTAAGCCATCACTCTTAATCAGGCCAATCATACGCATGTGCGATTCAATGGCCTCACCAATCTCAGCAACCAGCGACGGCATAAACTTACCGCCACGCTTAAAGTAACCGCCCTGAGGATCGAAAACGGCCTTAAGCTCTTCGGCTAGAAAGGTAACATCACCGCCCTTACGAAAAACGGCAGAGACCACTCGAGTCAGTGCGACAATCCACTGAAACTGATCCATGTTTTTTGAATTAATAAACATTTCAAAAGGCTGCCGCACTTCGTGCTCAGTCCCTTGGTTCAACACGATGTCATTAATAGTTATGTATAGAGCGTGCTCAGACAGCGGGGTTTTCACCTTGTATGTTGAGCCTAGCAACATCTCTGGACGATCGACACTCTCGTGCATATGGACGATTTTAGCCGCCTCTTGCTCTGCAAGCACCTTCGCCTGGGCAACTTTAACAGCCTCAGCCTGCTCTTGCTTCAGCTTCTCATCTTCTGCGCTGACTACGTTGTAGCCTACTATTTTCTGTGCAATTTTGGTCGCCATGCGGCCTATCCTCTCGCTTCACTCATTCACCCTGCGGATTATAATCACTTCAGGGCGATATTCATATATACGACTTAGAAACCCGTGACGGGCCTCCTTGTCAGCACCGCTTAAAACTTACCGTAGTAACCTTCTTTTAGTGCATCAAATAGATTGGCTGCCGTATGCATTTCCCCATCATACTCGACCTCTTCATTACCCTTAAGCTCAACAACAGAGCCATCTTCTAGAGTAAATTTATACAAGGTACTCTCAAGGTCTTGTTCTTTCACCAAGACACCTTGGAACGCCTCAGGGTTGAAACGGAAAGTTGTGCAACCCTTCAACCCTTGCTCATAGGCATACATATAGATGTCTTTGAACTCCTCATAAGGGAAGTCCGTCGGCACATTTGCCGTCTTAGAGATCGATGAGTCTATCCACTTTTGTGCTGCAGCCTGAATATCAACGTGCTGCGAAGGCGTAACCTCATCAGCTGAGATGAAGTATTCGGGTAGCTGCGTCTCTTCTTCAGTG
Above is a window of Sinobacterium caligoides DNA encoding:
- the dut gene encoding dUTP diphosphatase; translated protein: MATIKFKRLGEHGLPLPSRGNEFAAGVDMAYAGESTVIAAGQRKLLKSGFSVMLPAGHYGRIAPRSGLAYKHGIDVMAGVIDIDYRGEVGIILYNTSEKDFIVSFGDKIAQLVVEAISYASPELVDELPETDRGEGGYGSTGHSVLA
- a CDS encoding NrdJb; translated protein: MATKIAQKIVGYNVVSAEDEKLKQEQAEAVKVAQAKVLAEQEAAKIVHMHESVDRPEMLLGSTYKVKTPLSEHALYITINDIVLNQGTEHEVRQPFEMFINSKNMDQFQWIVALTRVVSAVFRKGGDVTFLAEELKAVFDPQGGYFKRGGKFMPSLVAEIGEAIESHMRMIGLIKSDGLDEQQQQFVDAKRAEYESAQKGGENKASDETFPSGAVLCNKCSTKAVIRMDGCNTCLNCGDSKCG